In Sporichthya polymorpha DSM 43042, a genomic segment contains:
- a CDS encoding ACP S-malonyltransferase — protein MLAIVAPGQGAQTPGFLEPWLELPAFAARLGAWSEVAQIDLVELGTKGDAEQIKDTAVAQPLLVAAGLASLAELLGTPAGADPVASAAGVLAGHSVGELTATAAAGVLPAEAAMTFVAARGRGMAEASAVTPTGMTAVLGGDRDTVLAKLAEHGLTPANDNGAGQIVAAGTLEQLAALAADGPEKARLIPLSVAGAFHTTHMAPAVDQLAALAATLTPADPVTKLLSNADGSAVTTGAEVLDRLVKQVSNPVRWDLCMESMLSLNVTGIIELLPGGTLVGLAKRGMRGVASVAVKTPNDLAAARDLLP, from the coding sequence ATGCTGGCGATCGTCGCCCCCGGTCAGGGGGCCCAGACCCCCGGCTTCCTCGAGCCCTGGCTCGAGCTCCCCGCGTTCGCCGCGCGGCTGGGTGCCTGGTCGGAGGTCGCGCAGATCGACCTGGTCGAGCTCGGCACCAAGGGTGACGCGGAGCAGATCAAGGACACTGCCGTCGCGCAGCCCCTGCTCGTCGCGGCCGGGCTGGCCTCGCTCGCCGAACTCCTCGGCACCCCGGCCGGCGCCGATCCCGTCGCGAGCGCCGCGGGCGTGCTCGCCGGTCACAGCGTCGGTGAGCTGACCGCGACGGCCGCGGCGGGCGTCCTGCCGGCCGAGGCCGCGATGACGTTCGTCGCCGCGCGCGGGCGCGGGATGGCCGAGGCCTCCGCGGTCACGCCGACCGGCATGACGGCCGTCCTCGGCGGTGACCGGGACACGGTCCTCGCCAAGCTCGCCGAGCACGGGCTCACCCCCGCGAACGACAACGGCGCCGGCCAGATCGTGGCCGCCGGGACGCTGGAGCAGCTCGCCGCGCTCGCCGCGGACGGACCGGAGAAGGCGCGGCTGATCCCGCTGTCGGTCGCCGGGGCGTTCCACACGACGCACATGGCGCCCGCGGTCGACCAGCTCGCGGCCCTCGCGGCGACGCTGACGCCCGCCGACCCGGTCACGAAGCTGCTCTCCAACGCCGACGGTTCGGCCGTGACCACCGGCGCCGAGGTGCTCGACCGCCTCGTCAAGCAGGTGAGTAACCCGGTGCGCTGGGACCTGTGCATGGAGTCGATGCTGAGCCTGAACGTGACGGGCATCATCGAGCTTCTGCCTGGTGGGACGCTCGTCGGCCTCGCCAAGCGCGGCATGCGCGGCGTAGCGTCCGTAGCTGTGAAGACCCCGAACGATCTGGCCGCAGCCCGGGATCTGCTTCCGTGA
- a CDS encoding beta-ketoacyl-ACP synthase III: MTGAIRPSTGAAHTRLYSVGGYRPARLVTNAEICEHIDSTDEWIRTRSGIATRRFAAPEETISDMSVAAGGKAIAAAGIAPEQISAVLVASCTTIVQIPAAGPEVAHRLGATNAAAFDVNIACAGFCHGVALGSDMIRAGSAEYVLVIGTEKFSDVVDPTDRSIAFIFGDGSGAAVIGPSDVPGIGPVVWGADGSQASAIEMNADWVTKATAGERAFLQMNGQQVFRWAAYEMAPVARRAVEAAGLTFEDIDAFIPHQANMRITDAMVRALKLPSHIAIARDIVDSGNTSAASVPLAMETMLERGEIASGATALLVGFGAGLSFAAQVVTIP; this comes from the coding sequence GTGACGGGCGCGATCCGGCCGTCCACCGGCGCCGCGCACACCCGGCTCTACAGCGTCGGGGGCTACCGACCCGCGCGCCTGGTGACCAACGCCGAGATCTGCGAGCACATCGACTCGACCGACGAGTGGATCCGCACCCGCTCCGGCATCGCCACCCGGCGATTCGCCGCGCCCGAGGAGACCATCTCGGACATGTCGGTGGCCGCGGGCGGCAAGGCCATCGCCGCAGCGGGCATCGCACCCGAGCAGATCAGCGCCGTTCTGGTCGCGTCCTGTACGACGATCGTGCAGATCCCCGCGGCCGGGCCGGAGGTCGCGCACCGCCTCGGCGCGACCAACGCCGCCGCCTTCGACGTCAACATCGCCTGCGCCGGTTTCTGTCACGGCGTCGCGCTCGGCTCGGACATGATCCGCGCCGGCAGCGCGGAGTACGTCCTCGTCATCGGCACCGAGAAGTTCAGCGACGTCGTCGACCCGACCGACCGCAGCATCGCGTTCATCTTCGGCGACGGGTCCGGCGCCGCGGTGATCGGTCCGTCCGACGTCCCCGGCATCGGCCCGGTCGTCTGGGGCGCGGACGGCAGCCAGGCCTCCGCGATCGAGATGAACGCCGACTGGGTCACCAAGGCCACCGCCGGCGAGCGCGCCTTCCTCCAGATGAACGGCCAGCAGGTCTTCCGCTGGGCCGCCTACGAGATGGCGCCCGTCGCGCGCCGCGCCGTCGAGGCCGCGGGGCTGACCTTCGAGGACATCGACGCGTTCATCCCCCACCAGGCCAACATGCGGATCACCGACGCGATGGTGCGGGCCCTCAAGCTGCCTTCGCACATCGCGATCGCCCGGGACATCGTCGACTCGGGCAACACCTCGGCGGCCTCGGTCCCCCTGGCGATGGAGACGATGCTCGAGCGCGGCGAGATCGCGAGCGGCGCCACTGCGCTGCTCGTCGGCTTCGGCGCCGGCCTGAGCTTCGCCGCCCAGGTGGTGACCATCCCCTGA